In the genome of Flavobacterium panacagri, one region contains:
- a CDS encoding alpha/beta hydrolase fold domain-containing protein, translating into MKKSINIQKLKATAFLASFLISFAASAQKKEIPLWDKIPDEIQSKEYIEKVDYNKDGIAEGVRKVSVPTLTPYFADPEKSNGSAVIICPGGAYGMLAINKEGFKVAEWLNSIGIHAFVLKYRLPSDLIMKNKTVGPLQDAQEALRMVRRNAIKWKINPNKIGIMGFSAGGHLASTLSTHYNDKVYIPSDTISAKPNFSILIYPVISTQEGITHQGSKDNLLGKNPDPALVDFYSNEKQVNAATPKAFLVHATDDKAVLVENSINYYLALKKEKVSAEMHLYENGGHGFGLGVKGTNTFWPKTCEKWLTANNYTLQPDAYVFTYFKGNGEDGLHLAYSEDGYKWNSLKNDTSFLTPEVGKDKLMRDPCVIKGGDGLYHMVWTVSWTDKGIGYASSKDLIHWSKQEFIPVMIHEEKNRNTWAPEITYDEKSKDYMIYWASTIDGKFPETKSEEEKGYNHRIYYTTTKDFKKFSKTKLLYDPGFNVIDASIVKQDGQYVMYLKDETRNPVQKNLKVAYSKNLTGPYSKASEPITGKYWAEGPTAVKIDNSWIVYFDKYTEKKYGAVKETAKGWEDISEQISFPTGTRHGTVIKVSAAELNALKKESGSN; encoded by the coding sequence ATGAAAAAATCGATTAACATCCAAAAACTAAAAGCAACCGCATTTTTAGCTTCTTTTTTGATCAGTTTTGCTGCTTCGGCACAAAAGAAAGAAATACCATTATGGGATAAAATTCCTGATGAAATTCAGTCAAAAGAATACATAGAAAAAGTTGATTATAATAAAGACGGAATTGCCGAAGGAGTGAGAAAAGTAAGTGTACCTACTTTAACTCCTTATTTTGCAGACCCCGAAAAATCAAATGGAAGTGCCGTTATTATCTGTCCGGGCGGAGCTTACGGAATGCTAGCTATTAACAAAGAAGGTTTTAAAGTTGCGGAATGGCTTAACAGTATCGGAATCCATGCTTTTGTGCTAAAATACCGTCTCCCAAGTGATTTGATAATGAAAAACAAAACTGTCGGTCCATTGCAGGACGCACAGGAAGCGTTACGCATGGTAAGACGCAATGCCATAAAATGGAAAATCAATCCGAATAAAATTGGTATTATGGGATTTTCTGCAGGAGGACATTTGGCCTCTACTTTAAGCACTCATTATAACGACAAAGTATATATTCCGTCTGATACAATCAGCGCAAAACCTAATTTTTCTATTCTGATTTATCCTGTTATTTCAACTCAGGAAGGTATTACGCATCAGGGATCAAAAGATAATCTGCTGGGAAAAAATCCTGATCCTGCGCTAGTTGACTTCTATTCTAATGAAAAACAGGTAAATGCTGCAACACCAAAAGCTTTTTTGGTACATGCAACAGATGATAAAGCTGTTCTTGTAGAAAACAGTATTAATTATTATTTGGCTTTAAAAAAGGAAAAAGTTTCAGCCGAAATGCATTTGTATGAAAACGGCGGTCACGGTTTTGGTTTAGGTGTAAAAGGAACTAACACTTTCTGGCCAAAAACTTGCGAAAAATGGCTTACTGCGAATAATTATACTCTTCAGCCCGATGCTTATGTATTTACTTATTTTAAAGGAAACGGCGAAGACGGACTGCATCTGGCATACAGCGAAGATGGTTATAAATGGAATAGTCTTAAAAATGACACTTCCTTCTTGACTCCTGAAGTTGGAAAAGATAAATTAATGCGTGATCCTTGCGTAATTAAAGGCGGAGACGGATTATACCACATGGTTTGGACGGTAAGCTGGACAGACAAAGGTATTGGATATGCTTCGTCCAAAGATTTAATTCATTGGTCGAAACAGGAGTTTATTCCGGTTATGATACATGAAGAAAAAAACCGCAATACTTGGGCTCCAGAAATTACTTATGACGAAAAAAGCAAAGATTATATGATTTACTGGGCTTCTACTATTGATGGAAAATTTCCTGAGACAAAATCAGAAGAAGAAAAAGGCTATAATCATCGAATTTATTATACTACAACTAAAGATTTTAAAAAATTCAGCAAAACCAAATTGCTTTATGATCCTGGTTTTAATGTAATTGATGCTTCCATTGTAAAACAAGATGGACAATATGTAATGTATCTAAAAGATGAAACCCGAAATCCCGTACAGAAGAATCTTAAAGTTGCTTACAGTAAAAATCTTACGGGGCCTTACAGTAAAGCCAGTGAACCCATAACAGGAAAGTATTGGGCAGAAGGACCAACTGCTGTAAAAATAGACAACAGCTGGATTGTTTATTTTGATAAATATACGGAGAAGAAATATGGCGCGGTTAAAGAAACTGCAAAAGGCTGGGAAGATATTTCGGAACAGATCAGCTTTCCGACTGGAACACGCCATGGTACTGTTATTAAGGTTTCTGCGGCAGAATTAAATGCTTTGAAAAAAGAATCTGGCAGTAACTAA
- a CDS encoding GntR family transcriptional regulator, giving the protein MIPPTEHSEIKIESNSSIPKYIQVANGLADEILSGKIEKGHRLPSINELSKAKSISRDTAEKAYKELRDRNLAFSVMGVGNFVIMDDEKSKNILFLINKPCTYKMEVYDSFVTTMGNDVHVDMHLYYNDEQLFIEFMKKNIHNYNYFVIMPHFRNAQEGHVNYTPNVINFIENIPKEKLVILDNSCEEITGDFTAVYQDFKSDIFNALKEGIKKLKKYKKIIFVHPEKAAFPAPGSLVDGFLEFCNSYNFEYEITEKVYDGLEFKTKEAYITIEDHDLVNLIQQIKEKKLKIGKDVGVISYNETPLKALLDITVMSTDFKAMGQKAGNLILSRKQEISKNPFRYIERSSL; this is encoded by the coding sequence ATGATACCACCGACAGAACATTCAGAAATAAAAATAGAATCCAATTCCAGTATTCCTAAATATATTCAGGTTGCCAATGGTCTTGCTGACGAAATTTTGTCTGGAAAAATAGAAAAAGGACATAGACTTCCGTCTATTAATGAACTCAGCAAGGCAAAATCTATTTCACGTGATACTGCTGAAAAAGCTTATAAGGAATTAAGAGACCGAAATCTGGCTTTTTCTGTAATGGGCGTTGGCAATTTCGTCATTATGGATGATGAAAAATCCAAAAATATTCTGTTTTTAATCAACAAGCCCTGCACCTACAAGATGGAAGTTTATGATTCCTTTGTGACTACAATGGGAAATGATGTTCATGTTGATATGCATCTTTATTATAATGATGAACAGCTTTTTATTGAGTTCATGAAAAAAAACATTCATAATTACAACTATTTTGTCATTATGCCTCATTTTCGAAATGCCCAAGAAGGTCATGTGAATTATACTCCGAATGTCATCAATTTTATTGAAAATATTCCGAAAGAAAAACTGGTGATATTAGACAATTCCTGTGAAGAGATCACTGGTGATTTTACAGCCGTTTATCAGGATTTTAAATCGGATATATTTAATGCATTGAAGGAAGGAATTAAAAAATTAAAGAAATACAAAAAAATAATTTTCGTTCATCCCGAAAAAGCGGCTTTTCCAGCTCCTGGATCTTTGGTTGATGGTTTTTTAGAATTCTGCAACTCTTATAACTTTGAATACGAAATTACCGAAAAAGTCTATGACGGATTAGAGTTTAAAACTAAAGAGGCTTATATTACAATTGAAGATCATGACTTGGTTAACCTAATTCAGCAGATTAAAGAGAAAAAACTTAAAATAGGAAAAGATGTAGGCGTTATTTCATACAATGAAACACCGCTAAAAGCACTTCTGGATATTACCGTTATGAGTACCGATTTTAAAGCAATGGGACAAAAAGCAGGAAATTTGATCCTTAGCAGAAAGCAGGAAATTTCAAAAAACCCATTTCGTTATATTGAACGCTCTTCGCTTTAA
- a CDS encoding PepSY-associated TM helix domain-containing protein, which yields MNKTLKKNIGLLHLWLGLASGLIVFIVALTGSILVFEEEMDEFFNPEFYKVASIGKEKLPVDVIISEVQKEFHLKKIDRIHSFADPERSLIITGTDSDKKKMIFSVDTYSGKVLGSVPAKKRFFSVVLDLHRHLVLGDFGQAVTGISCLIFVFMLLSGLVLWWPNKIKNLKQRLTVKWGASFKRVNWDFHSTFGFYTFLVLLIISLTGLTWSYDWFESGIYLLADGTTKKPSAKVENPTKIDLDGDKTFFYQNIFSKTDSIYKYKGDTQIRIPSDTINSIMVIKMNLEKEIPNIASLAYFDKYTGEIVQTKPFESFSNGDKVRRLIYPIHTGSIYGYPTKILAFLVCVFAVTLPITGLLIWLGRKKKKK from the coding sequence ATGAATAAAACACTTAAAAAAAATATTGGCTTATTGCACCTTTGGCTCGGACTTGCTTCCGGGTTAATTGTTTTTATAGTTGCCCTTACAGGAAGTATATTAGTATTTGAAGAGGAAATGGATGAGTTCTTTAATCCTGAATTTTATAAAGTAGCCAGTATAGGGAAGGAAAAGCTTCCAGTGGATGTTATTATTTCTGAAGTGCAAAAAGAATTTCACCTCAAAAAAATTGATCGTATTCACTCTTTTGCTGATCCAGAAAGAAGCTTAATAATTACAGGAACTGATTCAGACAAGAAAAAAATGATTTTTTCTGTTGATACTTACAGTGGTAAAGTTTTAGGATCGGTACCTGCTAAAAAACGTTTCTTTTCGGTTGTACTTGATTTACACCGTCATTTGGTTTTGGGTGATTTTGGACAAGCTGTTACAGGAATTAGCTGTCTCATCTTTGTGTTTATGCTTTTGTCTGGACTTGTTTTATGGTGGCCAAATAAAATTAAAAACCTCAAGCAAAGATTAACGGTAAAATGGGGCGCCTCATTTAAAAGAGTGAACTGGGATTTTCATTCAACTTTTGGTTTTTATACTTTTTTAGTGTTGCTGATTATTTCGCTTACAGGTTTGACTTGGTCGTATGATTGGTTTGAAAGCGGCATTTATTTGTTGGCTGATGGAACTACCAAAAAACCGTCAGCTAAAGTTGAAAACCCAACTAAAATTGATCTTGATGGAGATAAAACGTTTTTCTATCAAAATATATTTTCAAAAACAGATAGTATTTATAAATATAAAGGAGATACTCAAATCAGAATACCATCCGACACTATAAATAGTATAATGGTTATCAAAATGAATCTTGAAAAAGAAATACCGAATATTGCTAGTTTAGCTTATTTTGATAAATATACGGGCGAAATTGTACAGACAAAACCTTTTGAATCATTTAGTAATGGTGATAAAGTAAGACGTTTGATATACCCAATCCATACAGGAAGCATTTATGGATATCCAACAAAAATATTGGCATTTTTGGTTTGTGTTTTTGCAGTTACGCTTCCAATTACAGGGCTTTTAATATGGCTTGGAAGGAAAAAAAAGAAAAAGTAA
- a CDS encoding TonB-dependent receptor, with product MNFKRPIFLIILLFLTVSLNAQSLRLKVENESKNPISNASVSSGNKIIGTTNKSGEVSVLSSEIQNNTVSITASEYEPFAHVFSNLQEKNIVSIVLISENKLQEVVITAGRKQENIATVPSSITIMSQKEIQVQSSINTNLSSILGNVIPGLGTSTNKATNSGQTLRGRQVLVLIDGIPQSTPLMNGARDIRVVDANAIERIEVIKGATSIYGNGSGGGIINYITKKSPLVDSFQGITTVGTTFNPLHSKETFGYRVSQFFNGRKNRFSYVIGGAFDYTGLQRDADGKPLGQTDGLSNSSQSNAFVKLGYDMDEHTSFNVVYNFYSSTQNAKYISQAGIYGQTPTIGVRGTEPGKNAGTPFNHNFMFTFSKNNLFNTTQLDISAYLNSFQSMNRYVASATAWYGPGQTMINSNKNGTRINLNTPFKIGSVASEITYGIDVLNDVTFQDLVDGRVYIPKMDMLNIAPYAQLKVDVLENLIFKGGLRYENATVRVDDYNTIASGPGNQGSIFVEGGKIPYNATMFNAGLRFNKYEIFNPFVSFSQAFAINELGRILRSAEESTIASLATDPIITNNYEAGFSSKFYNFNVTAAYYISTSKLGANLIEVDGRLVAQREPEKIKGYEITLDYRVSNKLNLGGSYSYVDGKAEFDDGSTVYLNGSRIAPPKATGFINYKPTSDWFLQLSWVNTGCRNRFEPNTNGRYNNSEGPISTVNLINFAGSYAFNKNWSLNLGVENLLNNSYYSTLSQYRAVNADYVMGSGMTTSLNLRYKF from the coding sequence ATGAATTTTAAACGCCCTATTTTTCTAATTATTCTACTTTTTTTAACCGTTAGTTTAAATGCACAATCACTTCGCTTAAAGGTTGAAAATGAATCGAAAAACCCTATTTCAAATGCTTCAGTTTCTTCTGGCAATAAAATTATTGGTACAACAAATAAGTCAGGTGAAGTTTCAGTTTTAAGCAGTGAAATACAAAACAATACTGTTTCAATTACAGCTTCGGAATATGAGCCATTTGCGCATGTTTTTTCGAATCTGCAAGAAAAAAATATAGTTTCAATTGTTTTAATCAGCGAGAATAAATTGCAGGAAGTTGTAATTACGGCCGGTAGAAAGCAAGAAAATATTGCTACAGTTCCTTCTTCGATAACCATAATGAGCCAAAAAGAAATACAAGTTCAAAGCAGTATCAATACTAATTTATCATCTATTTTAGGAAATGTTATTCCAGGGCTTGGCACATCGACAAATAAAGCCACTAACTCAGGACAGACTTTAAGAGGACGTCAGGTTTTAGTTTTGATTGATGGAATTCCGCAGTCAACACCTTTAATGAATGGGGCTCGTGATATTCGTGTGGTCGATGCCAATGCAATTGAGCGTATTGAGGTGATTAAGGGAGCTACTTCTATTTATGGAAACGGTTCTGGAGGTGGAATTATCAATTATATTACTAAAAAAAGTCCGTTGGTTGATAGTTTTCAGGGAATAACTACCGTTGGGACTACTTTTAATCCGCTGCATAGTAAAGAAACTTTTGGTTATCGTGTTTCACAGTTTTTTAACGGAAGAAAAAACAGATTTAGTTATGTGATTGGTGGAGCTTTTGACTACACTGGACTTCAAAGAGATGCCGATGGCAAACCTCTAGGACAGACAGATGGGCTTTCTAATTCTTCTCAATCAAATGCTTTTGTGAAATTAGGATATGATATGGACGAGCATACTAGTTTTAATGTGGTCTACAATTTTTATAGTAGTACTCAGAATGCTAAATATATTAGCCAAGCAGGAATATATGGTCAGACTCCTACAATTGGTGTGAGAGGCACAGAACCTGGTAAAAATGCAGGAACGCCGTTCAACCATAATTTTATGTTTACCTTTTCGAAAAACAATTTATTTAATACGACACAACTGGATATTTCGGCTTACTTGAATTCTTTTCAATCAATGAATCGTTATGTCGCGTCTGCAACAGCTTGGTACGGGCCTGGACAGACAATGATTAATTCTAATAAAAACGGAACACGTATTAACTTGAATACGCCTTTTAAAATTGGTTCAGTTGCTTCTGAAATTACGTATGGTATTGATGTCTTAAATGATGTTACTTTTCAGGATTTAGTTGATGGACGTGTTTACATTCCTAAAATGGACATGTTGAATATTGCTCCTTACGCACAATTAAAAGTAGATGTTTTAGAAAACTTAATTTTTAAAGGAGGATTACGTTATGAGAATGCTACAGTGCGTGTTGATGATTATAATACAATTGCTTCAGGGCCAGGAAATCAAGGAAGTATTTTTGTAGAAGGAGGTAAAATTCCATATAATGCAACGATGTTCAATGCTGGTCTTCGTTTTAACAAATATGAAATCTTTAATCCATTTGTGAGTTTTTCTCAGGCGTTTGCTATAAATGAATTAGGAAGAATTTTGAGAAGTGCAGAAGAAAGTACTATAGCGAGTTTAGCAACTGACCCAATTATTACCAATAATTATGAAGCTGGTTTTTCTAGTAAGTTTTACAATTTTAATGTAACAGCAGCGTATTATATCAGTACATCAAAATTAGGAGCTAATTTAATCGAAGTTGATGGTCGTTTGGTTGCACAGCGTGAGCCTGAAAAAATTAAAGGATATGAAATAACTTTAGATTATAGAGTTTCTAATAAATTAAATCTAGGCGGAAGTTATTCGTATGTTGATGGAAAAGCTGAATTTGATGATGGAAGTACTGTTTATTTAAATGGATCACGTATTGCTCCTCCTAAAGCAACTGGATTCATTAATTACAAACCTACATCTGACTGGTTTTTGCAATTATCTTGGGTTAATACTGGTTGTCGTAATCGTTTTGAACCTAATACGAATGGAAGATATAATAATAGTGAAGGACCAATTTCGACAGTGAACCTAATTAATTTTGCAGGAAGTTATGCCTTTAATAAAAACTGGTCACTAAACTTAGGAGTTGAGAATTTATTAAACAACAGTTATTATTCAACTTTAAGCCAGTATCGTGCTGTAAATGCAGATTATGTGATGGGCAGCGGTATGACAACTAGTTTAAATCTGCGTTATAAATTTTAA